The Mya arenaria isolate MELC-2E11 chromosome 15, ASM2691426v1 genomic sequence GAATAACATCAACACTTAGCCTGTAAGTCTAACTTTAGCTTCAAGTTTTCATCGGTCGACCAGAATCACATATCATCTGTGCATTTATGCtagttattttaacataaatagtCTTGTACATGACtaacattatattatgtatagTACATGCAATGCACTCTATTTATTAAAGTTCAATACAAATTCGAATTGTGACAGAAGCATCTGATAATTATAAAAGCCGCAGCAAGCTGAAATTGGTCGTatagttatttgtttatttatttaaaacacatcaACTAGGCTTATCATAAAAGAGAAAACTTATCACTGCCATCGATGTACCATGGAATTCAAAACTAGGAACAATATGGGCGACGCAAACCTGTTTGACACACGAATCAATGACGTCATATTTCCTGCTTAAGTTTCATTTACTATAAGACCTTTTTCTGCTTGATTCGGTTCAGTTTATAAGGACATATTAGATGTTTACCTAATACTAAGGAAATATTCATACAAACAAGAACAATCTATTGATGTGTGATATTAAGGTACAtgcatacattttaacaaattaaaccAAGCATAAAATAGTGCGAACAAGAGATGTCAAAATGAAGGTAAATAACTGTATACATAAACTACAAcacaatgattgtttttataaaaatattatacacaaCAGAGCTGTACAAAACGCATTCTAAAATAACAACTTAACATAAAGAATACAAATGACAAAGTACTCCAGTCTCGATATCTAAACAGTGACTttccataataaaaaatatcaaatgtctgAAGTCGTTATTTCCTTGTAAAGAATTCATACCCCTGGTAAAAACCATACGTTGgttatattttgtgtgtgtgtgccttTTCAGGGATCATTTTTAAAGCGTATTAACTTGTTTTAACGGACGCGGACTAGCGACACCATGTATCTTAGCTCCATGAAATTTATGTTTGGacatttttctttcattctttATCTGTTCAGCCATGCGCACTAGACCTGtaagagtatttgttttattacatattagAGCCAAGTTAAAGAAAATTCGGGAAAcgtttaaaaattatgttcctCTTGTTTTGAATAACTCTTCACTGACACCACCTATAAGGTGCAAATCAACTATAATTTCGGACAATTTGTTTACATCTCCGTTAATATGAATTGATGTCGAAATAAGAGAAACTTTATTATTGACTCATGTCTTATAAAAGTATTTCGGAGCAGAATTAACACAACACAATACATTTCATTGGGAAACGGAAGAAACGCTATATCTGTCAAGACTTTGAATTGCTTCTTCCTTTAAAATATCAGACCAGCTCGATGGTACCGAAGACATATCAATTTTATAGTATTCCCCTAGACTTTTCTTATGCTGGTTTACAAACCAAAGCCAAAATTTGGAGCTATCTTGCTCCGTGGATGACGGCGGTATATCCCAGTTAAGAAAGTACTTTTTATACTCTTTATATGGGTATGAGTGCTCTTCACAATCTCCGTTTTCTTTTTTGGTACAGTCACCGCCAATAAACGAACATGAGAATGTTTTATGAGACTgtatattaaaattacataCGCTGATAGATGCCTTCTTACTGTCTTTCTTATGTACTCCCGTACAGCAGGGTATTCTGTGCTGAAAGCAATAGTGGTTTGTATCTTCATGATTTGCTGTACCGATTGCACATGGCTCTCTGCAAAACGGGCACTTGCTTTTGCAACCCCAAATTGCCTCAAAAAGGTTATAAGGATCGACAACCCATTTCACAGTTTTCTCTGTTACCGCGCAAAAGCTGCTACTAACCGCATTAATGTGCGACTTCAAGTATCCATTTTCACCCAGTAATATACCAGCGAAATAGTCAATATCTTCtataacaacttttttatctcTAAATGAGTCGAAATCAGTAATTTCGAGCTTGTAATTTTGCAGATTATcgcaaatataatcaaatatgcTTGAACCATCTACTTTTGCCTCATGCATATACCTCAGTCTTAGTTTGCGCAGTGCAATTTCAACGTCTTCAGTCATTTGGGATATCAGATTATGAGCAATGCTGAAATATTTGCCCTTAGAAAACAGGATATTATCTCCTTTTTCCTTATACCAGAGAGAAGCATACCCCTCTGGATCACGCAAATATTTCtggaatattttaaattcatcGTTTTCAGCGAGACTGATACATATTTCTCTAAGAAGAACATGCTTGAGATTTGGCAGATATTGTCCTAATACGCCTTGTACTTTAGAGTATAATTTAGTCTGAATAATTGTGTTTACTGAACTCTGAAGACcagaacaaaacattttagCTGCAGTTTCTTCCGACCTTCtatttttaacattatcataaaatgaaatatacatgtccTTTTGGAATTTATTGAGTTTGGCAACCGTACCatgttctttttcaaatttttcattATGATCCTGAAACAATGGGTAAGCGTAACCACAAACATACACGTGGATTTTAATCAAAGCTGTCTTCTTGAATGTAAATTTCATatctttacatttatttaaacctTTTAGATCGTCCCACATAGCAAATACATATTCTTTAGCTTTGCTGATTGTTATTTCGTCCAAACATTGCATTAATCGAGAGACCGCATCATCAGCATTCTCCAAAAAATCGTTTACTTTATCCTTGACTATCGGCATTGTTTCCTCAATCGTTGCTTGCTCCCAAAATTTGAACCTTATTTTTAAGCTTACATCTTCATGCGTAATACCACATTGATTGTAAGCCAAATGTTGACAtgacttcttctttttttccatTCGGTCAAGTGAATTTTGAAGAAGCGGTCTATGTGTATGATgcaattcaaacatatattctaaaaaaatTGACTCTAAACTTGTGCTTGGTGTTGGAGGATTCTCACTTTCAAATGTTTCCATAAAGGTTTGCCAGAGTTGTTTGAAGCGCGTTATGATGGTGTTTTCATCTACTTCTTCTTTGTCTTGTAAACTCTTTGCAAGAACTAGGGACTCTTCATGGAGTTTGTCTTTCTTTTCCTTCGAAAGAGTTGATGTTTCGATAAAAATAACACGGCGCTGGTATGAGTTTTCTATTGCCGCTTTCATTGCTCTTTCAAGCATGTCAAAACGGTGATTAGTATTGATGAGTGATGTTGATTTCCATTGAATAACAATGTGTGCATATTCATGcttttcaaatatcaaatacacCTTTTGTGTAACATCTTCTTTCTTTGTATCAAAATACAACTTAAAATCTACTAAAATATTCTCTTTGGCATGTTTCAGTGACTGACGTTGATTGCAAGTGGCGAAACTCTTTTGTATACTATTCATTATATATTCTTTTACCTTTAATTCACTATCCCAAACTATTTTATGAATTTGCTCTTCAAGTGTACAATATGCCTTAATTTCCAAACTATTTCTAAACGAAAACACAAAATTTTCAACCAGTATTCCTTTCCACAGGTCTTCGGCGTTCACAATAAAGTCATTAAGTCTGCCAAATGCTTTGCCTTTAACACCTGCTATTATTTGCAATATGCTAGTTCTCATGGAAATCACAGCGTCGCTATAATCTGTATTAATTCTATTCATAGGAATGATACCTTGCCATAAATTTGGAATGTGAAAGACGTTATCATCTGTGTTGAATTTTATAACTTCGTTGAATCTTGAAACGTCTGATATTCCTTCCGCATTTGCTGCTTCCTTTGCAACCGAATCCAGAATATGAACAAGTTTTAGAAAACCTTCTCTCATATTATCTCGCGCAGATTTGTCCGTCACATTATGATGTACAAAACCACAAGCTTGTCCTATTCGAATTCGACTGTTTGCTAATTTCAATCGAAGCAATGCGTGAACTATTATTTGCAGTATATCTCGCATATCTGTGAAGTTTTCACCCATGATGTTCATTAGTGTTAGATCTCCCATACCAGTAACGAATGTTGCTAAAGCATTGTCTCTATCTGATTTAGCTCCAATGTTCTCAAGTTCTGGTGCTCGGAGGCCTTCCGAGTCTACAATCATTACATATTCAAATGGAGGAACATCTTTCTCATTTCTCTCAATAGGCAGGACAAGCGCGTTTACTCCCTTTGTGCATCTACCTGAATTTACGGAGAACTGAACGCCAAACATAGTATTCAATAAAGTGGACTTCCCGGAACTTTGCAATCCAAGAACGGAGAGTGAAGCAACTGGCGAGCACTTTAACGTTGTATCCGCAACATTAGTTATAGTTTTCAGCCAGTTTTTTGCCATGAACATACTATCACCATctattatttcaaatgcttCTCCTTCTATAATAAATTCTGCAAATATACGCGCGACATCAGCAACTGGTGGTAGATCTTTCGGCAATTTCGACCTTTTGAGCTCAATTACTGTATCATATACGTGACTTATTTCCCTAAAGATGTATTCAACACCAAACCTACTATTTTCTAAATCTTCAATCGATTGTAccattatttgttgttgttgtttcagtGTATCATTGTCAACTTGAGCTGATTTTTTCATGTCAAGATATTTGCCTTGctctttcaattttatttctttaaggGTTTGAATGATATCAGAAGTCATCTTATTTAATTCTATCTGAACCCAGCCGATAAAAAACTTTCTCAAAAGTTTATTGGAAGATGTCTTTTGCAGATTTTGTAGAAAACACTTAACTGACTGCGTAATTAGATTGACTCTATTGTCCATTAGTACTTTCTTTTTTTCGTTGAGCTCGTTCTGTTTAGCTTTAGATTGTTCTCTTTGGATATCTTTTAGACAGTCAGCCAGTTTTTTTGTTTCTATAGAAGATACCGGAGTAATGCAAGTTTTAATCGTCACACCTTTACCTTGGACCTGTCGCAATGTTTCCATATCAGAATGAATGCACTTGATCACATTTTCAGCAAGAGATTTTCCGTTTACATTAAGTGCATTGTCTTCGTCCGATGGAATGATTTTTGCAACTTTTAGTTTACTTTCCAATGTGTTTGTTGTGCATGATTCAAGAACAGAGAACAGACGCTTCGATAAGGAAGACACAATATCAAAAAAGTTCGACCCTCCTTGCGAATTCACTGCAAACACATCAGTGTTAGCTGCAGATGCAGTTGTCTTGAATTTccgaaaagttttttttgtactCGAGTTTTGCCTTTCCgggaaaataaacacaatatgtttaaaaccaaGCAGGTAGCTTTCCATTTCAAGTAGTTTCGTTTCAAAAACATTCGGATCTGGAATCAATATTAGGCAATcgtttaatgtttgtattaaactAAGTGCTTTGTGATCAAACTCCTCTATTTCTCCGCGTACATTGAAAAAAGCAACAGTGTTGGGAGAAACGCTTGTTTTTACAGTCGTTTGTAGCCAGAATGCCTCAACCAAACCTTTAGTTAACCTTCGTTGTGCATTTCCTGAGGGTGATTCTTTGTTGTAAAACGTAGAGAATGCATTGCTTGTGCCTGATATAAGGCAATTCAATAGTCTCGATTTCGAAAATTGTGGTCTGCCTAATCGTGCAAATGTCAAAAAATGCGATTTAATGGTCAGTACATTTTCGTCCCGTTTAGTTTTTGAGTCAAAGATATCAAGAGTACGTAGAGGCCAGATCTCTAATCGATATTCTTTGCTTTTCGTTAAATTTGTTATGAATGGTAAAGCAATTTTACAGAGATATAATTTTCGGTAAAGTATCTGTTTCAACATTGGATCGCAACAAGACAAAACGGCGTGAAATATGTCTAAGGGACTAAGTACAGTACGTGCATGAGACAATTCTTCGTCGTCTGAACTCATATCACTATCATCATAACTTGTGTCTAAGTCCTTACATCTGTTGTTAAGATCTTTTTCATTTTGACTTACATTTGGAAAAGAATCCCGAGCATCACAATTAAcagaaataatatttcttaacagAGTATACGGCGCATGAACCAGATCACTTTCAGAATCGTTTGTTGAGCTTGAAAATTCAACACGTACGACTTCAAGCGTTGAAATCTTCTCAGGAAATTTGTCCAAAATTTTAAGACGACAAAGAATGAAAACCAATGGATCGTCAACATCACTGCCTGAAAATGATACTGAcatattgtacatttgtacttaaatttgacaaagaaataaaaataaaacctgcTGAAGATTTACAAAAACTTGATTagataacaatacaatgaaaggTACATGAAAATGTCCAGTAATCCAAAGATTTATGTCGACAACGATGGTTTAGTGCGAAAATTTCATATACAATATTTGTGATTTACTGATTAAAAAGCgtatacttttcataaattaCGAAGAGTGTAATTAGATCAGTTATATACTGGGATTGACTTTTAAATAACTCTTGTGTACTAGAAACACACACTTCGAATATTAAACAGCATTAAAGGTGTTAGagacaaatataaatatgagaaaatattaTTGTAGACTTTGAACAGGGTTTTAGTATAATTGTGGCTACTGGGATTATCCCTACAGTTAACATTTCTCGATAATTtctataaatgtgtttaaagcAACTTTCCCCAACCACGAATATTTAATTAGAATATATCAGAGTCAATCAGTTATACCACCGCTGTTCTGTCTTCAacattatgtaataaaatgagGTAAAGATGCAATTGTTTATTTCTACTACTAGTGATATAGAGGCATAGCTTATCAGCAAGCGGCTTCTGGCTGTAGTTTAAATTCACAAATCCACCACCACGAAGGAATTGAACACAATGAAAGACTACTTTATGTCATTTGATATTCGGGTAATTCAATTAATATCCATATTGTTTAATACCATCAACATTCGTTAGTCTGTGATTATTCACGTTCTATAACGATTAGCTCGGTTCACCCAATAACCATTAACCCCGTGACTGTATCATTGACGCTAGGATATGATTTGTATTGACAATCATTCGCATCTATGAGAAATAGTTATtcctttatgtttaaactctaAACCAAAGggtgtttaaaaacataaatgtctttttgttttgattttaactAGTTGTGCATGTATAGCTATAATTTAATTCGGAATTACGGTTGCCTTAAAACTGAATCGAGTATAAATTATACATACTGCGTTGTTGAAAACAGTGAgaatatttgtatacaaatcTACAAGTTCACAAAGGAGGCTGGTTTAATTTCATGTTTGTGTATTTCAGTGATTTTTATTCTGAACAAATAACTTTTCAAGCGTCGCactttcaattttgtttaaaagacGTTTTTAATGTCTGAGTATTATAAATGCCTATATGAAACTCATTTGAAATCGAAAAAATCACTATATGCAAGACGTGgtgattaatatttgtttgcgGTAATTCCCCTCCATTAAATCTAGATAAAGTATGAACAAAAGTACCTTCTTTCCGGTATTGCTGAGTTATGTTCGTGAAATGTtctaacatatttaaatttctcgaatatttaaaaaaaagggaTTGAAACAGTCCGACTAAGTCACTTTCGCTATCGAAGATCTAAcgttatttcattaaaataaacatattttagccaGATTTATACCCTACATGAAGGAGACGCACACGGCGAAATGATCATGACGTCATTGGGATATCGGAGAAATCAAACTGAGTCTAAAAACAAGTGAAATATCATAAGCATGCGTATTTGAccattgttataaaaacatattaagcaTTGAGGTATTTCGCAGTAATATATTTTCTACTGGTATATCGATAAAATATGAACAATCAATACCATCTTCAGTACGTTCATATGATGTAAGTGACCTCTCTGTTGTCGGTGCAGCAATATCCGTAAGATTTTAACGAGACGTTAACAAACACATGATCATTATGTCGTTGAATTATCACGGAAATTATCTAATTTCCAAATACTGTcagtattgaataaaaaagtttcTATTTTACCCGAAACAGCGTCGAATCAACAactttaacattataatttgtCGAAGTCAATCTTCTTTAGAAAGATTTAAACGGgctaaaatatcataatatgatgatgattttattattttcagagGAACCCAACACTTTTTGTTTGTCAATACCATCACCAAGCGTCACCGTGTCTGGAACGATGAAAAATGTTATACTTTCCACTGGTGTAAGAATAAATAAGGGATGAACAAACAATACCTTCTGTAGAAGCTATCGAATGCCCATCATCTGTAGATACTCTCGCAGTTGTCGTCGTTGCAGCAACAACCGTCGAGGAAGAAACCGTGCTCGTCGCGGTTTCgctatttttgttcaaatttgatGTACCTAAATATATGTGACATCATTCTTTATTCTACGTATTTAAATTGTCGCTGTTTTACTTGATCTATCTTTTGTAGGATCGAAAGAAATTCATTATCAATGGTGTTTAAAGTTTCTTGCTCTTTCTCTTTTGTGTTTGTGCCCAGTGAAGCAGATGCacttgcatttaatgaaaatcTAACAAAATCGACCGAGCTCTGTCGGGTTCTCTATCCATAACCTAACATTGATAAGTTTCATCCTATTTCAGTCAGATTTAAACGTAACGTTTACAAACTCATGATAATTATGTCGTCATATTTTAACGGAAATATCATAATTTCCAAATCCTGTCAGCATTGCATGTATTTAACTAATTTAGTTTCATTCGTTGATAAATAACTTCTTGATTGTACGCCATGACGCTAGAGTAATtcacaataacaataattgtatttgaCCATAACgattaacacatatttaactGTTAGGCATCCATCAGTACAATGCCCTACAGTGGTTTATGGGTCAAGTCTGAACAAACAAAACCTTCTTTAGTAGGCACATCTGCTGCCGGTACGCTTACGGGTGTCGGTGTAGCAATTGCCGTCCTTGAAATAATCGTGTTTTTCGCGTCCTCGTCTTCTTTTTTTGCATGAGATGTTCCTTGAATAAATTTGTAAAGATGTCATATTAATGTTTACGTAGTAACGCAATCACACATAAACAACGTCAGTACTTGTTGTTGGTATGTTGTGTGTGTGAacgtttttatataaacaaacaaattaggAGGCTTTAAACAGTCTCacaagattataagtatattccatGGCCGTTAATGTAAGACAGGTTCATCtgaacccgagcgtagggtgttttacGGAAACGAGGTTTTACCGAATTTCCGCAGAACACACTGCGCgagggtttggatgaacctTTTTGTACATGAGCGGCTAtgatagatgctttttctctcacctcagttaaacaaaataaagttaaaatgtattttttcgctggatctcttttgtgcgtagtgaacataaatgcgtatagatatgtgataattcatgGTTTTCATGGATATGCGTACAGTGATTGAGgctattttaattattcaacaTTGACAATACAAAAGTAGTTCAATAcaggtacttgttttatcttagcACGTGGGCtagaaaagaatttctagcatggtcaaaCTTTTGGATCTACTTAACTGAGGTGAAAAAAACAAGTTTCTATTTCACCTGAAACACCGTCGCAATCAACAACCTTAACATTATAATATGTCAAAGTCAATCTCCTTTAGAAAGTTTATACTAGGTGAAAGCAATACTATTATGATGCTGTTATTATTTTCAGAGGAACCTTACAATTTTCCTTTATCAATTCCATCACAAAGCATCTCCCTGTCTGGAACGATGAAAAATGTTATACTTTCCACTGGTGTAAGAATAAATAAGGGATGAACAAACAATACCTTCTGTAGAAGCTATCGAATGCCCATCATCTGTAGATACTCTCGCAGTTGTCGTCGTTGCAGCAACAGCCGTCGAGGAAGAAACCGTGCTCGTCGCGTTTTCgctatttttgttcaaatttgatGTACCTAAATATATGTGACATCATTCTTTATTCTACGAATTTAAATTGTCGCTGTTTTACTTGATCTATCATTTGTTGAATCGAAAGAAATTCATTATCAATGGTGTTTAAAGTTTCTTGCTCTTTCTCTTTTGTGTTTGTGCTCAGTGAAGCAGATGCacttgcatttaatgaaaatcTAACAAAATCGACCGAGCTCTGTCGGGTTCTCTATCCACAATCTAACATTGATAAGTTCCATCCTATTTCAGTCAGATTTAAACGTAACGTTTACAAACTCATGATAATTATGTCGTCATATTTTAACGGAAATTATCATAATTTCCAAATCCTGTCAGCATTGCATGTATTTAACTAATTTAGTTTCATCCGTTGATAAATAACTTCTTGATTGTATGCCATGACGCTAGAGTAATtcacaataacaataattgtatttgaCCATAACgattaacacatatttaactGTTAGGCAACAATCAGTACAATGCCCTAACGTGGTTTATGGGTTAAGTGTGAACAAACAATACCTTCTTTAGTAGGCCTATCTGCTGCCGGTACTCCTATGGGTGTCGGTGTAGCAATTGCCGTCCTTGAAATAATCTTGTTTTTTGCGTCCTCGTcttctttatttgaaaaagatgtTAGTTGAGTATATTGGTAAAcatgtcatatttatattaacgtAGTAACACAATCACACATAAACAACGTCAGTACTTGTTGTTGATATG encodes the following:
- the LOC128219720 gene encoding interferon-induced very large GTPase 1-like isoform X5, which encodes MGVDIETYRGRIGCFKGSIGCDVVTIPCNVNFSSGMKTIGAVVFIGLLLIIGGIEPNPGPPHKEVTYQRLLKEKIQENTECTYMISIAVAISVLLLYMLDYHVFVFLCLLSLASVVFLKRNCSPKKDDKEKGTSNLNKNSETATSTVSSSTVVAATTTTARVSTDDGHSIASTEGTSHAKKEDEDAKNTIISRTAIATPTPVSVPAADVPTKEGTSNLNKDDQAATDTVTSLTSIATTTIARVPSDDGHSIASTEEDEDAKNKIISRTAIATPTPIGVPAADRPTKEGTSNLNKNSENATSTVSSSTAVAATTTTARVSTDDGHSIASTEGTSHAKKEDEDAKNTIISRTAIATPTPVSVPAADVPTKEGTSNLNKNGENATSTVSSSTVVAATTTTARVSTDDGHSIASTEGTSHAKQEDEDAKNTIISRTAIATPTPESVPAADVPTKEGTSNLNKNSETATSTVSSSTVVAATTTTARVSTDDGHSIASTEGTSHAKKEDEDAKNTIISRTAIATPTPVSVPAADVPTKEGTSNLNKNSENATSTVSSSTAVAATTTTARVSTDDGHSIASTEGTSHAKKEDEDAKNTIISRTAIATPTPVSVPAADVPTKEGTSNLNKNSETATSTVSSSTVVAATTTTARVSTDDGHSIASTEGSDVDDPLVFILCRLKILDKFPEKISTLEVVRVEFSSSTNDSESDLVHAPYTLLRNIISVNCDARDSFPNVSQNEKDLNNRCKDLDTSYDDSDMSSDDEELSHARTVLSPLDIFHAVLSCCDPMLKQILYRKLYLCKIALPFITNLTKSKEYRLEIWPLRTLDIFDSKTKRDENVLTIKSHFLTFARLGRPQFSKSRLLNCLISGTSNAFSTFYNKESPSGNAQRRLTKGLVEAFWLQTTVKTSVSPNTVAFFNVRGEIEEFDHKALSLIQTLNDCLILIPDPNVFETKLLEMESYLLGFKHIVFIFPERQNSSTKKTFRKFKTTASAANTDVFAVNSQGGSNFFDIVSSLSKRLFSVLESCTTNTLESKLKVAKIIPSDEDNALNVNGKSLAENVIKCIHSDMETLRQVQGKGVTIKTCITPVSSIETKKLADCLKDIQREQSKAKQNELNEKKKVLMDNRVNLITQSVKCFLQNLQKTSSNKLLRKFFIGWVQIELNKMTSDIIQTLKEIKLKEQGKYLDMKKSAQVDNDTLKQQQQIMVQSIEDLENSRFGVEYIFREISHVYDTVIELKRSKLPKDLPPVADVARIFAEFIIEGEAFEIIDGDSMFMAKNWLKTITNVADTTLKCSPVASLSVLGLQSSGKSTLLNTMFGVQFSVNSGRCTKGVNALVLPIERNEKDVPPFEYVMIVDSEGLRAPELENIGAKSDRDNALATFVTGMGDLTLMNIMGENFTDMRDILQIIVHALLRLKLANSRIRIGQACGFVHHNVTDKSARDNMREGFLKLVHILDSVAKEAANAEGISDVSRFNEVIKFNTDDNVFHIPNLWQGIIPMNRINTDYSDAVISMRTSILQIIAGVKGKAFGRLNDFIVNAEDLWKGILVENFVFSFRNSLEIKAYCTLEEQIHKIVWDSELKVKEYIMNSIQKSFATCNQRQSLKHAKENILVDFKLYFDTKKEDVTQKVYLIFEKHEYAHIVIQWKSTSLINTNHRFDMLERAMKAAIENSYQRRVIFIETSTLSKEKKDKLHEESLVLAKSLQDKEEVDENTIITRFKQLWQTFMETFESENPPTPSTSLESIFLEYMFELHHTHRPLLQNSLDRMEKKKKSCQHLAYNQCGITHEDVSLKIRFKFWEQATIEETMPIVKDKVNDFLENADDAVSRLMQCLDEITISKAKEYVFAMWDDLKGLNKCKDMKFTFKKTALIKIHVYVCGYAYPLFQDHNEKFEKEHGTVAKLNKFQKDMYISFYDNVKNRRSEETAAKMFCSGLQSSVNTIIQTKLYSKVQGVLGQYLPNLKHVLLREICISLAENDEFKIFQKYLRDPEGYASLWYKEKGDNILFSKGKYFSIAHNLISQMTEDVEIALRKLRLRYMHEAKVDGSSIFDYICDNLQNYKLEITDFDSFRDKKVVIEDIDYFAGILLGENGYLKSHINAVSSSFCAVTEKTVKWVVDPYNLFEAIWGCKSKCPFCREPCAIGTANHEDTNHYCFQHRIPCCTGVHKKDSKKASISVCNFNIQSHKTFSCSFIGGDCTKKENGDCEEHSYPYKEYKKYFLNWDIPPSSTEQDSSKFWLWFVNQHKKSLGEYYKIDMSSVPSSWSDILKEEAIQSLDRYSVSSVSQ
- the LOC128219720 gene encoding interferon-induced very large GTPase 1-like isoform X2, translating into MGVDIETYRGRIGCFKGSIGCDVVTIPCNVNFSSGMKTIGAVVFIGLLLIIGGIEPNPGPPHKEVTYQRLLKEKIQENTECTYMISIAVAISVLLLYMLDYHVFVFLCLLSLASVVFLKRNCSPKKDDKEKGTSNLNKNSETATSTVSSSTVVAATTTTARVSTDDGHSIASTEGTSHAKKEDEDAKNTIISRTAIATPTPVSVPAADVPTKEGTSNLNKDDQAATDTVTSLTSIATTTIARVPSDDGHSIASTEEDEDAKNKIISRTAIATPTPIGVPAADRPTKEGTSNLNKNSENATSTVSSSTAVAATTTTARVSTDDGHSIASTEGTSHAKKEDEDAKNTIISRTAIATPTPVSVPAADVPTKEGTSNLNKNGENATSTVSSSTVVAATTTTARVSTDDGHSIASTEGTSHAKQEDEDAKNTIISRTAIATPTPESVPAADVPTKEGTSNLNKNSETATSTVSSSTVVAATTTTARVSTDDGHSIASTEGTSHAKKEDEDAKNTIISRTAIATPTPVSVPAADVPTKEGTSNLNKDDQAATDTVTSLSSIATTTIARVPSDDGHSIASTEDEDAKNKIISRTAIATPTPIGVPAADRPTKEGTSNLNKNSENATSTVSSSTAVAATTTTARVSTDDGHSIASTEGTSHAKKEDEDAKNTIISRTAIATPTPVSVPAADVPTKEGTSNLNKNSETATSTVSSSTVVAATTTTARVSTDDGHSIASTEGSDVDDPLVFILCRLKILDKFPEKISTLEVVRVEFSSSTNDSESDLVHAPYTLLRNIISVNCDARDSFPNVSQNEKDLNNRCKDLDTSYDDSDMSSDDEELSHARTVLSPLDIFHAVLSCCDPMLKQILYRKLYLCKIALPFITNLTKSKEYRLEIWPLRTLDIFDSKTKRDENVLTIKSHFLTFARLGRPQFSKSRLLNCLISGTSNAFSTFYNKESPSGNAQRRLTKGLVEAFWLQTTVKTSVSPNTVAFFNVRGEIEEFDHKALSLIQTLNDCLILIPDPNVFETKLLEMESYLLGFKHIVFIFPERQNSSTKKTFRKFKTTASAANTDVFAVNSQGGSNFFDIVSSLSKRLFSVLESCTTNTLESKLKVAKIIPSDEDNALNVNGKSLAENVIKCIHSDMETLRQVQGKGVTIKTCITPVSSIETKKLADCLKDIQREQSKAKQNELNEKKKVLMDNRVNLITQSVKCFLQNLQKTSSNKLLRKFFIGWVQIELNKMTSDIIQTLKEIKLKEQGKYLDMKKSAQVDNDTLKQQQQIMVQSIEDLENSRFGVEYIFREISHVYDTVIELKRSKLPKDLPPVADVARIFAEFIIEGEAFEIIDGDSMFMAKNWLKTITNVADTTLKCSPVASLSVLGLQSSGKSTLLNTMFGVQFSVNSGRCTKGVNALVLPIERNEKDVPPFEYVMIVDSEGLRAPELENIGAKSDRDNALATFVTGMGDLTLMNIMGENFTDMRDILQIIVHALLRLKLANSRIRIGQACGFVHHNVTDKSARDNMREGFLKLVHILDSVAKEAANAEGISDVSRFNEVIKFNTDDNVFHIPNLWQGIIPMNRINTDYSDAVISMRTSILQIIAGVKGKAFGRLNDFIVNAEDLWKGILVENFVFSFRNSLEIKAYCTLEEQIHKIVWDSELKVKEYIMNSIQKSFATCNQRQSLKHAKENILVDFKLYFDTKKEDVTQKVYLIFEKHEYAHIVIQWKSTSLINTNHRFDMLERAMKAAIENSYQRRVIFIETSTLSKEKKDKLHEESLVLAKSLQDKEEVDENTIITRFKQLWQTFMETFESENPPTPSTSLESIFLEYMFELHHTHRPLLQNSLDRMEKKKKSCQHLAYNQCGITHEDVSLKIRFKFWEQATIEETMPIVKDKVNDFLENADDAVSRLMQCLDEITISKAKEYVFAMWDDLKGLNKCKDMKFTFKKTALIKIHVYVCGYAYPLFQDHNEKFEKEHGTVAKLNKFQKDMYISFYDNVKNRRSEETAAKMFCSGLQSSVNTIIQTKLYSKVQGVLGQYLPNLKHVLLREICISLAENDEFKIFQKYLRDPEGYASLWYKEKGDNILFSKGKYFSIAHNLISQMTEDVEIALRKLRLRYMHEAKVDGSSIFDYICDNLQNYKLEITDFDSFRDKKVVIEDIDYFAGILLGENGYLKSHINAVSSSFCAVTEKTVKWVVDPYNLFEAIWGCKSKCPFCREPCAIGTANHEDTNHYCFQHRIPCCTGVHKKDSKKASISVCNFNIQSHKTFSCSFIGGDCTKKENGDCEEHSYPYKEYKKYFLNWDIPPSSTEQDSSKFWLWFVNQHKKSLGEYYKIDMSSVPSSWSDILKEEAIQSLDRYSVSSVSQ